Genomic segment of Mercurialis annua linkage group LG6, ddMerAnnu1.2, whole genome shotgun sequence:
GTTGCACAACAAAAGAACGTAAATTCTGCAAGTGAGTTACTGATTGATAGAAAGTAGATGAGAACATAGAAATTGAATATTTGGACTATAATCTGGTAGGTGAGAGTGACACGGATGATGGGTTGAGCGATGATAACTTGTCAAATGATGTTGAGTACATTGAAGCAAGGAAGAACAcaacaaattacaaaaaagtgtTCGGAGCACAGGAAAAGTCAAGGCTGTGCACACCGTAAGAAGTGTTCGGAGCATAGGAAAAGTCAAGGCCATTGAATCTGGGGTTGTTGCATCTGGTGCTGACTCAGTTTCTAGTGAGTTTCATAGTGATTATTATGACTCTAATGTTGAAGTAAATTCAGATGGAAGTGATGAGGAAGAgtgtaatgaaaaaaaaaaagaaatatggGGTATATGATCCTAAATGTGACCATAAACTAATGGTGCTATTACTGGGAATGAAATTTGAGAATGGACATCAATACAAAGAAGCAGTTTGGGAGTGGGCTATATGGAATGGCCATAACCTTAAAATCATACGGAGTAGCAGATATCAGTTAGAAATGCGTTGCATGAAAAATTGTCCCTGGAAGCTTTATGTTAGTATGTTTCCAGATGTATGTACATTTTGTATAAAAACTCTGGTTAGTGAGCATTTATGTCCTAGAGTGCTGGAAAATAGGATGGTGACTGGTAATTGGATAGAAAAACAATACAGGAACAAGTTTAGAAGATGTCCTAACTTCTCTCCTAAAGAGTTAGCGGGTGATCTCTTGGAAACTTTTTGTGTCAGAGTGAGTAGAGCAATGCTGTACAGATCTGAAAGTCTTGCGTTAGAAATGCTTATGGGGTCTATAATTGAACATTACGGGTTTCTAAGATCTTACAAGGCTGAAATGATGAGAGTCGATAGAGAGGGAAGATTTGACTTCATGCTTGAGGAAGGAGGGACTTTCAAGGCGTTCTACATTGGGTTTAGCTCTCTGAAAAAAGGGTTTATGAAAGGATGCCGAAAGATAATTAGATT
This window contains:
- the LOC126687725 gene encoding uncharacterized protein LOC126687725 encodes the protein MVLLLGMKFENGHQYKEAVWEWAIWNGHNLKIIRSSRYQLEMRCMKNCPWKLYVSMFPDVCTFCIKTLVSEHLCPRVLENRMVTGNWIEKQYRNKFRRCPNFSPKELAGDLLETFCVRVSRAMLYRSESLALEMLMGSIIEHYGFLRSYKAEMMRVDREGRFDFMLEEGGTFKAFYIGFSSLKKGFMKGCRKIIRFDGCSLKTFLGGALLTAVAKDGNNQMFPICWVVVESENEFLCTWFLEILFEELGIIDGCLGLTNAIMKLTPHAEHRNCVRHVYCNWKKEFKGQTLKNLFWSAARSTYEASYNAAIEKLLEEDEAAHKDFLKRGPNKLCKFYMSEYPKSDMIDNNVCECFNGYIVKTRGSISLESLSKLGVL